A genomic region of Kribbella sp. NBC_00382 contains the following coding sequences:
- a CDS encoding 3-hydroxyacyl-CoA dehydrogenase NAD-binding domain-containing protein — protein sequence MIDWKNVDGVVTLTMDDPAASANTMNDTYIAAMASTVERLEAEKDTLKGVVITSAKSTFFAGGNLQMLSQIQPENAAEVFETIEEVKRQLRALETLGVPVVAAINGAALGGGLEIALACHHRIVADDNRIELGVPEVTLGLLPGGGGVTRTVRMLGLQDALMKVLLQGQRMKPAHAKSVGIVDEVVPADELLAAAYRFIDAYDGDAKQPWDRDGYKIPGGTPSSPKLAAFLPAFPANLRKQLKGAPYPAPRAIMSAAVEGSQVDFATASRIESRYFVSLATGQIAKNMINAFFFELQAINAGASRPADVPAYKARKVGVLGAGMMGAGIAYVCAKVGIEVVLKDVSLEAAEKGKQYSEKLLAKQVQKGRSTPEKAEAFLSLITPTADPNELAGCDLVIEAVFESEELKQKVFAEIAGVVEPDALLCSNTSTLPITSLAEGIDRPDDFVGMHFFSPVDRMPLVELIVGEKTSDRALAKAYDVVRQIKKTPIVVNDSRGFFTSRVFGTLVMEGAAMVAEGVNPVTIERAATQMGFPAPPLAMLDEVTLTLPMKIRDAARASGDSAGAFDDHPGMAVTERLVTDFDRKGKAAGAGFYEYPADGPKHLWPGLWEHFVRADVDVPLIDLQERMAFAMSLETVKCVEEGVLRSTADANIGSIFGIGFPPLHGGALQYINAYAGGLAGFVARTRELAQSYGARFEPPALLVSKAEADEKFD from the coding sequence ATGATCGACTGGAAGAACGTTGATGGCGTCGTTACCTTGACGATGGACGACCCGGCCGCCTCGGCGAACACGATGAACGACACCTACATCGCCGCGATGGCCTCCACGGTCGAGCGCCTGGAGGCCGAGAAGGACACCCTGAAGGGCGTGGTGATCACCAGCGCCAAGTCCACCTTCTTTGCCGGTGGCAACCTTCAGATGCTCTCCCAGATCCAGCCCGAGAACGCGGCTGAGGTGTTCGAGACGATCGAGGAGGTCAAGCGCCAGCTCCGCGCGCTGGAGACGCTCGGCGTCCCGGTCGTTGCCGCGATCAACGGTGCCGCACTCGGCGGTGGGCTGGAGATCGCGCTCGCCTGCCATCACCGGATCGTTGCCGACGACAACCGGATCGAGCTCGGCGTGCCCGAGGTGACGCTCGGCCTGCTGCCCGGCGGTGGCGGCGTCACCCGTACGGTCCGGATGCTCGGCCTGCAGGACGCGCTGATGAAGGTACTGCTCCAGGGTCAGCGGATGAAGCCAGCGCACGCCAAGTCGGTCGGCATCGTCGACGAGGTCGTCCCCGCCGACGAGCTGCTGGCCGCGGCGTACCGGTTCATCGATGCGTACGACGGTGACGCGAAGCAGCCCTGGGACCGCGACGGCTACAAGATCCCCGGTGGCACGCCGTCCTCGCCGAAGCTGGCCGCGTTCCTCCCGGCCTTCCCGGCGAATCTGCGCAAGCAGCTCAAGGGCGCGCCGTACCCGGCTCCGCGAGCCATCATGAGCGCCGCGGTCGAGGGTAGCCAGGTGGATTTCGCCACGGCGAGCAGGATCGAGTCCCGGTACTTCGTCTCGCTGGCGACGGGGCAGATCGCGAAGAACATGATCAACGCGTTCTTCTTCGAGCTCCAGGCGATCAACGCCGGGGCATCGCGGCCGGCCGACGTACCGGCGTACAAGGCCCGGAAGGTCGGGGTGCTCGGCGCGGGCATGATGGGCGCGGGCATCGCGTACGTGTGCGCCAAGGTGGGCATCGAGGTCGTGCTCAAGGACGTCTCGCTCGAGGCGGCCGAGAAGGGCAAGCAGTACTCCGAGAAGCTGCTGGCCAAGCAGGTGCAGAAGGGGCGTAGTACGCCGGAGAAGGCGGAGGCGTTCCTGAGCCTGATCACGCCGACCGCCGACCCGAACGAGCTGGCCGGGTGCGACCTGGTGATCGAGGCGGTGTTCGAGAGCGAGGAGCTGAAGCAGAAGGTCTTCGCGGAGATCGCCGGAGTGGTCGAGCCGGACGCGCTGCTCTGCTCGAACACCTCGACGCTGCCGATCACGTCGCTGGCCGAGGGCATCGACCGGCCGGACGACTTCGTGGGGATGCACTTCTTCTCGCCGGTCGACCGGATGCCGCTGGTCGAGCTGATCGTGGGGGAGAAGACGTCGGATCGCGCGCTCGCGAAGGCGTACGACGTGGTGCGGCAGATCAAGAAGACGCCGATCGTAGTCAACGACAGTCGTGGCTTCTTCACCTCGCGGGTGTTCGGGACGCTCGTGATGGAGGGCGCCGCGATGGTTGCCGAGGGCGTGAACCCGGTGACGATCGAGCGCGCTGCGACCCAGATGGGCTTCCCGGCGCCGCCGCTGGCGATGCTCGACGAAGTCACCCTGACCCTGCCGATGAAGATCCGCGACGCGGCCCGCGCCTCGGGGGACAGCGCCGGTGCCTTCGACGACCATCCGGGGATGGCGGTGACCGAGCGCCTGGTCACCGACTTCGACCGCAAGGGCAAGGCGGCCGGCGCGGGTTTCTACGAGTATCCGGCGGACGGGCCGAAGCACCTGTGGCCTGGGTTGTGGGAACACTTCGTCCGGGCTGACGTCGACGTACCGCTGATCGATCTGCAGGAGCGGATGGCGTTCGCGATGTCGCTGGAGACGGTGAAGTGCGTCGAAGAGGGCGTGCTGCGCTCGACGGCCGATGCGAACATCGGCTCGATCTTCGGCATCGGCTTCCCGCCGCTGCACGGTGGCGCGCTGCAGTACATCAACGCCTATGCCGGTGGTTTGGCTGGCTTCGTCGCCCGTACCCGGGAGCTCGCCCAGAGTTACGGCGCGCGCTTCGAGCCGCCGGCACTGCTGGTCAGCAAGGCGGAAGCCGACGAGAAATTCGACTGA